The proteins below are encoded in one region of Streptomyces sp. NBC_00490:
- a CDS encoding DUF3039 domain-containing protein gives MSTLEPETQPQRERGTGTGTLVEPAPQVSHGDGDHERFAHYVQKDKIMASALDGTPVVALCGKVWVPGRDPKKYPVCPMCKEIYESMGAGGDGDGKGGGDK, from the coding sequence ATGAGCACTCTTGAGCCTGAGACCCAGCCGCAGCGCGAGCGCGGGACTGGAACGGGGACCCTCGTAGAGCCGGCGCCGCAGGTGTCCCATGGTGACGGCGACCACGAGCGCTTCGCCCACTATGTCCAGAAGGACAAGATCATGGCGAGCGCCCTCGACGGGACCCCCGTCGTGGCGCTGTGCGGCAAGGTCTGGGTGCCGGGCCGCGACCCGAAGAAGTACCCCGTGTGTCCCATGTGCAAGGAGATCTACGAGTCCATGGGTGCCGGCGGGGACGGCGACGGCAAGGGCGGCGGCGACAAGTAG
- a CDS encoding YqgE/AlgH family protein → MTEVSSLTGRLLVATPALADPNFDRAVVLLLDHDEEGSLGVVLNRPTPVDVGDILEGWADLTGEPGVVFQGGPVSLDSALGVAVIPGGASGERAPLGWRRVHGAIGLVDLEAPPELLASALGSLRIFAGYAGWGPGQLEDELVEGAWYVVESEPGDVSSPSPERLWREVLRRQRNELAMVATYPDDPSLN, encoded by the coding sequence ATGACCGAGGTGTCCTCGCTCACAGGGCGGTTGCTCGTGGCAACACCCGCCCTGGCGGACCCGAACTTCGACCGTGCGGTGGTGCTCCTTCTCGACCACGACGAGGAGGGCTCCCTCGGTGTCGTCCTCAACCGGCCCACTCCGGTGGACGTGGGCGACATCCTGGAGGGCTGGGCGGACCTCACCGGTGAGCCCGGCGTCGTCTTCCAGGGCGGCCCGGTCTCTCTCGACTCCGCGCTCGGCGTGGCCGTCATCCCGGGCGGCGCGTCCGGCGAGCGCGCTCCGCTGGGCTGGCGCCGGGTGCACGGGGCGATCGGTCTGGTCGACCTGGAGGCACCGCCGGAACTTCTCGCCTCGGCCCTGGGGTCGCTGCGGATCTTCGCCGGATACGCCGGCTGGGGGCCCGGCCAGCTGGAGGACGAGCTGGTGGAGGGCGCCTGGTACGTCGTCGAGTCCGAACCCGGCGACGTCTCCTCCCCGTCCCCGGAAAGGCTCTGGCGCGAGGTTCTGCGCCGCCAGCGCAACGAGCTCGCGATGGTGGCCACATATCCGGACGACCCTTCGCTCAACTGA
- the murA gene encoding UDP-N-acetylglucosamine 1-carboxyvinyltransferase, whose amino-acid sequence MTVNGSDDVLLVHGGTPLEGEIRVRGAKNLVPKAMVAALLGSGPSRLRNVPDIRDVRVVRGLLQLHGVTVRPGEEPGELVMDPTHVESANVADIDAHAGSSRIPILLCGPLLHRLGHAFIPGLGGCDIGGRPIDFHFEVLRQFGATIEKRADGQFLEAPRRLRGTKIRLPYPSVGATEQVLLTAVLAEGVTELSNAAVEPEIEDLICVLQKMGAIIAMDTDRTIRVTGVDQLGGYNHAALPDRLEAASWASAALATEGNIYVRGAQQRSMMTFLNTYRKVGGAFEIDDEGIRFWHPGGQLKSIALETDVHPGFQTDWQQPLVVALTQATGLSIIHETVYESRLGFTSALNQMGAHIQLYRECLGGSDCRFGQRNFLHSAVVSGPTKLQGADLVIPDLRGGFSYLIAALAAQGTSRVHGIDLINRGYENFMEKLVELGAKVELPGKALG is encoded by the coding sequence ATGACCGTCAACGGCTCTGACGACGTACTGCTTGTCCACGGCGGCACCCCGCTGGAGGGCGAGATCCGTGTTCGTGGTGCGAAGAACCTCGTACCGAAGGCCATGGTCGCCGCCCTGCTGGGCAGTGGACCGAGTCGACTGCGCAACGTTCCGGACATCCGTGACGTGCGGGTCGTACGCGGACTGCTGCAACTGCATGGGGTGACGGTCCGTCCGGGTGAGGAGCCGGGCGAACTGGTGATGGACCCGACGCATGTCGAGAGCGCGAACGTCGCCGACATCGATGCCCACGCGGGTTCCAGCCGTATCCCGATCCTGCTGTGCGGCCCGCTGCTGCACCGCCTCGGGCACGCCTTCATCCCCGGTCTCGGCGGCTGCGACATCGGCGGCCGGCCCATCGACTTCCACTTCGAGGTGCTGCGCCAGTTCGGCGCGACCATCGAGAAGCGGGCGGACGGGCAGTTCCTGGAGGCGCCGCGGCGCCTGCGCGGAACGAAGATCCGGCTGCCGTACCCGTCCGTGGGCGCGACCGAGCAGGTGCTGCTCACCGCGGTCCTCGCCGAAGGTGTCACCGAGCTCTCCAACGCCGCGGTGGAGCCGGAGATCGAGGACCTCATCTGCGTCCTGCAGAAAATGGGCGCCATCATCGCGATGGACACCGACCGCACGATCCGCGTCACCGGTGTGGACCAGCTCGGCGGCTACAACCACGCCGCCCTCCCGGACCGCCTGGAGGCCGCCTCGTGGGCTTCCGCGGCGCTGGCGACCGAAGGCAACATCTACGTCCGCGGCGCCCAGCAGCGCTCGATGATGACGTTCCTGAACACCTACCGGAAGGTGGGCGGCGCCTTCGAGATCGACGACGAGGGCATCCGCTTCTGGCACCCCGGCGGCCAGTTGAAGTCCATCGCGCTCGAAACCGACGTGCACCCGGGCTTCCAGACGGACTGGCAGCAGCCGCTGGTCGTGGCGCTCACCCAGGCCACCGGCCTGTCGATCATCCACGAGACGGTCTACGAGTCCCGCCTCGGATTCACCTCCGCGCTCAACCAGATGGGTGCTCACATCCAGCTGTACCGCGAGTGCCTGGGCGGCAGCGACTGCCGCTTCGGCCAGCGCAACTTCCTCCACTCGGCCGTCGTGTCGGGCCCGACGAAGCTCCAGGGCGCCGATCTGGTCATCCCCGACCTCCGCGGCGGCTTCTCCTACCTGATCGCCGCCCTCGCGGCCCAGGGGACCTCGCGGGTCCACGGCATCGACCTCATCAACCGTGGCTACGAGAACTTCATGGAGAAGCTCGTGGAACTCGGCGCGAAGGTCGAACTGCCGGGCAAGGCGCTCGGATAG
- a CDS encoding HU family DNA-binding protein, with amino-acid sequence MNRSELVAALADRAEVTRKDADAVLAAFAETVGEIVAKGDEKVTIPGFLTFERTHRAARTARNPQTGDPIQIPAGYSVKVSAGSKLKEAAKGK; translated from the coding sequence ATGAACCGCAGTGAGCTGGTGGCCGCCCTGGCCGACCGCGCCGAGGTGACCCGCAAGGACGCCGACGCCGTGCTGGCCGCGTTCGCCGAGACTGTCGGCGAGATCGTCGCCAAGGGCGACGAGAAGGTCACCATCCCCGGCTTCCTGACCTTCGAGCGCACCCACCGTGCCGCTCGCACCGCGCGCAACCCGCAGACCGGCGACCCGATCCAGATCCCCGCCGGTTACAGCGTCAAGGTCTCCGCGGGCAGCAAGCTCAAGGAAGCCGCCAAGGGCAAGTAA
- a CDS encoding NAD-dependent malic enzyme has translation MATAPSVSYSITVRLEVPASGTAVSQITTAVESHGGSVTGLDVTASGHEKLRIDVTIAATSTAHAEEIVEQLRGIEDVTLGKVSDRTFLMHLGGKIEMQSKHPIRNRDDLSMIYTPGVARVCMAIAENPEDARRLTIKRNTVAVVTDGSAVLGLGNIGPMAAMPVMEGKAALFKRFADIDAWPLCLDTQDTDEIVAIVKAIAPGFAGINLEDISAPRCFEIEARLREALDIPVFHDDQHGTAIVVLAALKNALRVTGKAIENIRVVMSGAGAAGTAILKLLIAAGVKNAVVADIHGVVHAGREDLVSAAADSPLRWIADNTNPENLTGTLKEAVRGADVFIGVSAPNVLDGDDVAAMAEGAIVFALANPDPEVDPAIARQTAAVVATGRSDFPNQINNVLVFPGVFRGLLDAQSRTVNTDMMLAAATALSDVVTEDELNPNYIIPSVFNDKVAGAVAGAVREAAKAAASS, from the coding sequence ATGGCAACGGCGCCCAGCGTCTCCTACTCGATCACGGTCCGTCTGGAGGTGCCCGCGAGCGGAACCGCGGTCTCCCAGATCACCACGGCCGTGGAGTCCCACGGAGGCTCGGTGACCGGCCTCGACGTGACCGCTTCCGGCCACGAGAAGCTCCGCATCGACGTCACCATCGCGGCGACCTCCACGGCCCACGCCGAGGAGATCGTCGAGCAGCTGCGCGGCATCGAGGACGTCACGCTCGGCAAGGTCTCCGACCGTACGTTCCTGATGCACCTCGGCGGCAAGATCGAGATGCAGTCCAAGCATCCCATCCGCAACCGTGACGACCTGTCCATGATCTACACCCCGGGCGTCGCCCGCGTGTGCATGGCGATCGCGGAGAACCCCGAGGACGCGCGCCGCCTCACCATCAAGCGCAACACCGTCGCGGTCGTGACGGACGGCTCGGCGGTCCTGGGTCTGGGCAACATCGGCCCGATGGCCGCCATGCCGGTCATGGAGGGCAAGGCGGCCCTGTTCAAGCGCTTCGCCGACATCGACGCCTGGCCGCTGTGCCTGGATACCCAGGACACCGACGAGATCGTCGCGATCGTCAAGGCGATCGCCCCGGGCTTCGCCGGCATCAACCTCGAGGACATCTCCGCGCCCCGCTGCTTCGAGATCGAGGCCCGGCTGCGCGAGGCCCTCGACATCCCCGTCTTCCACGACGACCAGCACGGCACCGCGATCGTCGTCCTCGCCGCGCTGAAGAACGCGCTCCGGGTCACCGGCAAGGCGATCGAGAACATCCGCGTCGTCATGTCCGGTGCGGGCGCGGCCGGTACGGCCATCCTCAAGCTGCTGATCGCGGCGGGTGTCAAGAACGCCGTCGTCGCCGACATCCACGGTGTCGTGCACGCGGGCCGCGAGGACCTGGTGTCCGCCGCCGCTGACTCGCCGCTGCGCTGGATCGCCGACAACACCAACCCCGAGAACCTGACGGGCACCCTGAAGGAGGCCGTGCGCGGCGCGGACGTCTTCATCGGCGTCTCCGCCCCGAACGTCCTGGACGGCGACGACGTGGCCGCCATGGCCGAGGGCGCCATCGTGTTCGCGCTCGCGAACCCCGACCCCGAGGTGGACCCGGCGATCGCCCGCCAGACGGCGGCGGTCGTGGCCACCGGCCGCTCCGACTTCCCGAACCAGATCAACAACGTGCTGGTCTTCCCGGGTGTCTTCCGCGGTCTGCTGGACGCGCAGTCCCGCACGGTGAACACGGACATGATGCTGGCCGCCGCGACCGCCCTGTCGGACGTGGTGACCGAGGACGAGCTGAACCCGAACTACATCATCCCCAGCGTCTTCAACGACAAGGTCGCGGGCGCGGTCGCCGGAGCGGTGCGCGAGGCGGCGAAGGCGGCGGCGTCCTCGTAG
- a CDS encoding HelD family protein gives MAAQAQQTAVDSIHDSVRDREISVEQEHLDRVYRRLEEKIHEAEFLMNDAAKRGQVGTPGALAERDAQVFRAGVHLNRLNNEFEDFLFGRIDLLLGKDGKKGPDGAYTAVEPADGAVRDDNTADIAETLHIGRIGVLDSEYAPLVIDWRAPAAAPFYRSTPVDPGRVVRRRVIRSKGRRVLGVEDDLMRPELKAFLAGQELAVIGDGALMAALGQARSHTMRDIVASIQAEQDLVIRAPAASVTYVEGGPGTGKTAVALHRAAYLLYQDRRRYSGGILIVSPTPLLVAYTEGVLPSLGEEGQVAIRAIGSLVDGVEATLYDSPSTARAKGSYRMLKVLRKAARGALEAGSGSGGSAGGSGRRRRRGEASGRLAFGAGDADQLPFGDDDTPERAPAGPASRLRVVAFGRRLELEAPELERIRHTALSGTAPVNLLRPRARRLLLDALWARSGAGGRHTDPELAAELRSSFDEDVSSEDSFIDFLNAWWPELTPKAVLDAMADERRLGRWARRILNPGEVRKVARSLRRDGYSVHDIAMLDELQAILGTPARPRKRRDLDPLDQLTGLEELMPVREETQRERAERLAEERTEYAHVIVDEAQDLTPMQWRMVGRRGRHATWTVVGDPAQSSWSDPDEAAEARDEALGTRPRRRFQLTVNYRNPSEIAELASRVLALAMPGSESPRAVRSTGVEPRFAVVRESLASTVREEAARLLDRVDGTIGVVVAMQRREEAARWLAGLGDRVVALGSLEAKGLEYDATVVVSPAEIADESPAGLRVLYVALTRATQQLTVVSGERDQPDATGVPDLLRD, from the coding sequence GTGGCCGCTCAGGCTCAACAGACTGCGGTCGACTCGATTCACGACTCTGTTCGTGATCGAGAGATCAGCGTCGAACAGGAACATCTTGACCGGGTGTACCGGCGTCTCGAGGAGAAGATCCACGAGGCGGAGTTCCTGATGAACGACGCGGCCAAGCGTGGCCAGGTCGGCACCCCCGGCGCACTCGCCGAGCGGGACGCGCAGGTTTTCCGGGCGGGGGTGCACCTCAACCGCCTCAACAACGAGTTCGAGGACTTCCTCTTCGGCCGGATCGACCTGCTCCTCGGCAAGGACGGCAAGAAGGGGCCCGACGGCGCCTACACCGCCGTGGAACCCGCCGACGGCGCCGTGCGGGACGACAACACCGCCGACATCGCCGAGACCCTGCACATCGGCCGGATCGGAGTCCTGGACTCCGAGTACGCGCCGCTCGTCATCGACTGGAGGGCCCCCGCCGCGGCGCCCTTCTACCGCTCCACCCCGGTCGACCCCGGCCGGGTGGTGCGCCGACGGGTCATCCGCTCCAAGGGTCGCCGTGTCCTCGGGGTCGAGGACGACCTCATGCGCCCCGAGCTCAAGGCCTTCCTCGCCGGCCAGGAGCTGGCCGTCATCGGCGACGGCGCCCTGATGGCCGCCCTCGGCCAGGCCCGCAGCCACACGATGCGGGACATCGTCGCCTCCATCCAGGCCGAGCAGGACCTGGTCATCCGGGCACCCGCGGCCTCGGTGACCTACGTCGAGGGGGGCCCGGGGACCGGCAAGACGGCCGTGGCCCTGCACCGCGCCGCCTATCTGCTCTACCAGGACCGGCGCCGCTACTCCGGCGGCATCCTCATCGTCTCGCCGACCCCGCTCCTGGTGGCGTACACCGAGGGCGTGCTCCCCTCGCTGGGCGAGGAGGGCCAGGTCGCCATCCGGGCGATCGGCTCGCTCGTCGACGGCGTGGAGGCCACGCTGTACGACTCTCCGTCCACGGCCCGCGCCAAGGGCTCGTACCGGATGCTCAAGGTGCTGCGGAAGGCGGCACGAGGGGCGCTGGAGGCCGGCTCGGGCAGCGGCGGGTCCGCGGGCGGCTCCGGGAGGCGGCGCCGTCGCGGCGAGGCGTCCGGCCGGCTCGCCTTCGGCGCCGGCGACGCGGACCAGCTCCCCTTCGGTGACGACGACACCCCCGAGCGCGCCCCCGCGGGCCCGGCCTCCCGGCTGCGCGTGGTGGCCTTCGGGCGCCGCCTGGAGCTGGAGGCGCCGGAGCTGGAACGTATCCGCCACACCGCGCTCAGCGGCACGGCCCCCGTGAACCTGCTGCGCCCCCGGGCCCGCAGGCTCCTCCTGGACGCCCTGTGGGCCCGCTCGGGCGCCGGCGGCCGGCACACCGACCCGGAGCTCGCCGCCGAGCTGCGCTCCTCCTTCGACGAGGACGTCAGCAGCGAGGACAGCTTCATCGACTTCCTGAACGCCTGGTGGCCCGAGCTCACCCCGAAGGCCGTCCTCGACGCCATGGCCGACGAGCGCCGCCTGGGCCGCTGGGCCCGCCGGATCCTCAACCCCGGCGAGGTCCGCAAGGTCGCCCGTTCGCTGCGGCGGGACGGGTACTCCGTGCACGACATCGCCATGCTCGACGAGCTCCAGGCGATCCTCGGCACCCCGGCCCGCCCCAGGAAGCGGCGCGACCTGGACCCGCTCGACCAGCTGACCGGCCTGGAGGAGCTGATGCCGGTCCGCGAGGAGACCCAGCGCGAACGCGCCGAGCGCCTCGCCGAGGAGCGCACCGAGTACGCCCACGTCATCGTCGACGAGGCCCAGGACCTCACGCCGATGCAGTGGCGCATGGTCGGCCGCCGCGGCCGGCACGCCACCTGGACGGTCGTCGGCGACCCGGCCCAGTCCTCCTGGTCCGACCCCGACGAGGCCGCCGAGGCCAGGGACGAGGCCCTCGGCACGCGTCCGCGCCGGCGCTTCCAGCTCACCGTGAACTACCGCAACCCCTCGGAGATCGCCGAGCTCGCCTCCCGGGTGCTGGCCCTCGCGATGCCCGGCTCCGAGTCCCCGAGGGCCGTACGGTCCACCGGCGTCGAACCCCGCTTCGCCGTCGTACGGGAATCCCTCGCGAGCACCGTCCGCGAGGAGGCCGCCCGCCTCCTCGACCGGGTCGACGGCACGATCGGCGTGGTCGTCGCCATGCAGCGCCGCGAGGAGGCCGCCCGCTGGCTCGCCGGGCTCGGCGACCGGGTGGTGGCCCTGGGCAGCCTGGAGGCCAAGGGCCTGGAGTACGACGCGACGGTCGTCGTCTCCCCGGCCGAGATCGCCGACGAGTCCCCGGCCGGCCTGCGGGTGCTGTACGTGGCGCTCACCCGCGCCACGCAGCAGCTGACGGTCGTGTCGGGGGAGCGCGACCAGCCCGACGCGACCGGAGTGCCCGACCTTCTCAGAGATTGA